A genomic segment from Oncorhynchus keta strain PuntledgeMale-10-30-2019 chromosome 7, Oket_V2, whole genome shotgun sequence encodes:
- the LOC118386092 gene encoding FERM and PDZ domain-containing protein 4-like isoform X4: MRRDPVLGFGFVAGSEKPVVVRSVTPGGPSEGRLTPGDEIIMINDEPVSSAPRERVIDLVRSCKESIVLTVVQPYPSPKSAFISAAKKAKLKSNPVKVRFAEEVIINGQVPESVKDNSLLFMPNVLKVYLENGQTKSFKFDSNTSIKDVILTLQEKLSVKSIEHFSLMLEHRNEGSASKLMILHEQEMLTQVTQRPGAHKMKCFFRISFVPKDPVDLLRRDAVAFEYLYVQSCNDVVLERFGSELKYDTALRLAALQMYILTINTKQSQKVSLKYIEKEWGLALFLPPAVLSSMKEKNIKKALTHILKTNQNLVPPGKKLSALQAKVHYLKYLSDLRLYGGRVFKSILLQGEKHTEVTLLVGPRYGISHVINTKTSLVALLADFSHVNRIEMYTEDEKNVRVELHVLDVKPITLLMESTDAMNLACLTAGYYRLLVDSRRSIFNMAKTGNADTGHDCRVKQNYQAIEWAYSTSFRGCDEHQHHNNQRCTSREPSSNRDSDCVDHGRSESDMSPVYITEIQQPPQNNMAERVDTRGGTRGPTHPQPYLCASRPKAQDSPRSAKVSFIFGDPPLDSVNPQNLGYQRLMDDVPEVLHDHSPMYTRLEEDYKSKDPMDGEGYPYSAKIFGNTECIEEPLLHDICYADTTDADEDEDDISCEEDMGLMGDLDKATFLSLSGSSDDIIDLTSLPPPPEGKDEEDNEDVLLHSLNLAIAAPPPGFRDSSDEDEQHGGAQGHVRKGQGTRDDIPVSLIDSVPTQGEEGPEVEGALDDAVVSTLQALEALAASEEQSPHPQSENSTGVEISRAFSPESSSDSGNETNSSEMTESSELVAAQKLSETHLRLYVATAEGYHTLTEEKTKFPITPCEGKIALAIQQNPQETWEGGEEEEGAKSSAVSSTQILHSDGGEMEPETMETKSLTDYFNKLHRGSVMRKQPGKLSDTEGRIQGDNDDSTEKRHSNIQNSNRGDPPKYNSDPPKYNAILREPPYMNQFELGRTPYPYREKPPRYHRPPENKMADNLFPDCVIDSQASHSDRGTIKGDKQDSNERSLQLDSHSRSPAKVPHSTEEANLPSSDPQQQQTRVPSAEQDVTRLHEYHLSKRMSLLQGSEGVHSLQSSQCSSIDAGCSSGSSSCVTPMDSPLCTGENMHLLSESSLKGLGYISGEEKAYGTQGQGTQQGKARHQTIDPTLLRKIHAATSAEPGFGTKRGDGCHRVPKIKETTACTQLKTAAGEDSSSALSNEVNAAATTTSPPSLTSSSSTESSVPSATKQQGCPCTEPIPCRAQAFPSSLHPCDPITGSLRKPPQQRGRMLRRSWSSITPGSRSLEELLEKTKATLSGKSAQRVQSPDDPSKPQRRFAFSKTLSKSLSLSQGSVWSVRSVSSQSSGRKLFRGASIMLPASLDAKQLQAVPLPRLDSSTWMRCHGPFTHCFPKRKTNTDDDDDDEVGGGAGESPTSQPFSGGQKAQSLPTSPRVDAKNTVSLYASGSEPPLWLNSSTWPVV; the protein is encoded by the exons GAGGTCCCTCTGAGGGCAGACTGACCCCAGGAGACGAGATCATCATGATTAACGATGAGCCGGTTAGCTCCGCCCCCAGGGAGAGGGTCATCGACCTCGTCAG GAGCTGCAAGGAATCCATTGTTTTGACAGTGGTTCAACCGTACCCA TCTCCCAAATCTGCATTCATCAGTGCAGCCAAGAAGGCCAAGTTAAAGTCTAATCCAGTGAAAGTCCGCTTTGCAGAAGAGGTCATCATTAATGGACAGGTCCCA GAATCTGTGAAGGACAACTCTCTACTCTTCATGCCAAATGTTCTGAAGGTGTACCTGGAGAATGGACAGACCAAATCGTTCAAGTTTGACAGTAACACATCCATTAAG GATGTCATCTTGACCCTGCAAGAGAAGCTCTCCGTTAAGAGTATTGAACACTTCTCGCTGATGCTGGAGCACAGGAACGAGGGCTCGGCCAGCAAACTCATGATCCTCCACGAGCAGGAGATGTTAACTCAG GTGACACAGAGACCAGGGGCACACAAGATGAAATGCTTCTTCCGCATCAGCTTTGTCCCAAAGGACCCCGTTGACCTGCTCAGGAGAGATGCAGTAGCGTTTGAATACCTCTATGTTCAG AGCTGCAATGACGTGGTGCTGGAGCGATTTGGGTCAGAGCTGAAATACGACACGGCCCTGCGTCTGGCTGCCCTGCAGATGTACATCCTCACCATCAACACCAAGCAGTCACAGAAAGTCTCGCTCAAATACATTGA GAAGGAGTGGGGTTTGGCACTGTTTCTCCCTCCTGCAGTACTGTCCAGCATGAAAGAGAAGAACATCAAGAAAGCTCTAACACACATTCTCAAAACCAACCAGAATCTGGTACCTCCTGGAAAAAAG CTGTCAGCATTACAGGCCAAGGTCCACTATCTGAAGTATCTCAGTGACCTGCGACTGTACGGAGGACGGGTTTTTAAATCTATACTGCTG CAAGGAGAGAAGCACACAGAGGTAACCCTACTAGTGGGTCCCAGGTATGGCATCAGTCATGTGATCAACACCAAGACTAGCCTGGTGGCGCTGCTGGCCGACTTCAGCCACGTCAACCGCATCGAGATGTACACAGAGGACGAGAAGAACGTCAGGGTCGAGCTACATGTTCTGGATGTGAAG CCCATCACTCTGCTAATGGAGTCCACTGACGCAATGAATCTGGCCTGTTTGACTGCTGGATACTACAGACTACTAGTGGACTCTCGCCGTTCCATCTTCAACATGGCAAAAACAGGGAATGCAGACACCG GCCATGACTGCAGAGTAAAGCAGAACTATCAGGCTATAGAGTGGGCGTACAGCACCTCCTTTAGAGGGTGTGATGAGCACCAGCACCACAACAACCAGCGCTGTACATCCAGGGAGCCCTCCTCTAACAGAGACTCAGACTGCGTGGACCACGGGAGGAGTGAGAGTGACATGTCCCCCGTCTATATCACTGAGATCCAGCAGCCACCCCAGAACAACATGGCAGAGAGGGTAGATACCAGAGGGGGGACCAGAGGCCCAACACACCCCCAGCCCTACCTCTGTGCCTCCAGACCCAAAGCCCAGGACTCCCCTCGCAGTGCCAAGGTCTCCTTCATCTTCGGGGATCCACCATTAGACAGTGTGAACCCCCAGAACCTTGGCTACCAGAGGCTGATGGACGACGTCCCAGAGGTACTACACGACCACAGCCCCATGTATACGCGACTAGAGGAGGACTACAAGAGCAAGGATCCCATGGACGGGGAGGGCTATCCGTACAGCGCCAAAATCTTCGGCAACACCGAGTGCATTGAGGAGCCGCTGCTGCACGACATCTGCTACGCCGACACCACGGACGCCGACGAGGACGAGGATGACATCAGCTGCGAGGAGGACATGGGGCTGATGGGGGATCTGGACAAGGCCACATTCCTCTCACTCTCGGGGTCCAGCGATGACATCATCGACCTGACCTCGCTGCCCCCGCCGCCAGAGGGTAAAGACGAGGAGGATAACGAGGATGTATTGCTTCACTCCCTCAACCTGGCCATCGCAGCCCCGCCCCCAGGCTTTAGGGACAGCTCTGATGAGGATGAGCAGCACGGTGGGGCCCAGGGGCATGTCAGAAAGGGCCAGGGGACTCGTGACGATATCCCTGTATCCCTCATAGACTCAGTCCCCACACAGGGGGAGGAGGGCCCAGAGGTGGAGGGGGCTCTGGACGATGCTGTGGTGTCCACCTTACAGGCACTGGAGGCCCTTGCGGCTTCTGAGGAGCAGAGCCCACACCCACAGTCAGAAAATAGCACAG GTGTAGAAATATCAAGGGCCTTTAGCCCCGAGTCCTCATCGGACTCTGGCAACGAGACTAACTCCTCAGAGATGACGGAGAGTTCAGAGCTGGTCGCTGCCCAGAAACTCTCTGAAACCCATTTGAGACTGTATGTTGCCACTGCGGAGGGCTACCACACTCTGACTGAGGAGAAAACAAAGTTTCCCATAACACCTTGTGAAGGAAAGATAGCCCTGGCCATACAGCAGAACCCTCAGGAGACCTGggaagggggggaggaggaggagggggccaAGTCCTCAGCTGTGTCCTCCACCCAGATCCTCCActcagatgggggagagatggagccagAGACCATGGAGACCAAGTCCCTCACCGACTATTTCAACAAACTGCACAGGGGCTCTGTGATGAGAAAGCAGCCAGGGAAGCTGAGTGACACGGAAGGCAGGATTCAGGGAGATAACGATGACTCAACAGAAAAACGACACAGCAACATCCAGAATTCAAATAGAGGGGACCCACCCAAATATAATTCAGACCCACCCAAATATAATGCTATTCTAAGGGAACCTCCATACATGAACCAATTCGAATTGGGGCGAACACCCTATCCGTATCGAGAGAAGCCCCCAAGATATCACCGGCCTCCTGAAAACAAAATGGCGGACAATCTTTTCCCAGATTGTGTGATTGATTCACAAGCCTCGCACTCGGATAGGGGAACAATTAAGGGAGACAAGCAGGACTCAAATGAGAGAAGCCTGCAGTTAGACTCTCATTCCCGCTCCCCCGCCAAAGTCCCCCACAGTACTGAGGAAGCCAATTTACCCAGCAGCGACCCACAGCAGCAGCAGACGAGGGTTCCCTCGGCCGAGCAGGATGTCACACGGTTACACGAGTATCACCTGAGTAAGCGCATGTCATTGTTACAGGGCAGCGAGGGCGTCCACTCACTCCAGAGCTCCCAGTGCTCCTCCATAGATGCTGGCTGCAGTTCAGGAAGCAGTAGCTGTGTCACTCCCATGGACTCTCCCCTCTGCACTGGGGAAAACATGCATCTGCTCTCAGAGTCTTCCCTCAAGGGGCTGGGCTATATTAGTGGGGAGGAGAAGGCCTATGGCACCCAAGGCCAGGGGACACAGCAGGGCAAGGCTAGACATCAGACCATAGATCCCACCCTGCTGAGGAAGATCCACGCAGCCACCAGTGCCGAGCCTGGATTCGGTACCAAACGAGGAGATGGCTGCCACCGGGTGCCTAAGATAAAAGAAACCACAG CTTGCACCCAGCTCAAGACGGCTGCAGGAGAagactcctcctctgctctctccaacgAGGTCAACGCCGCcgccaccaccacctcaccaccatcattaaccagTAGCAGCAGCACAGAGTCCAGTGTGCCCAGTGCCACAAAGCAGCAGGGGTGCCCCTGCACTGAGCCCATCCCATGCCGTGCCCAGGCTTTCCCTTCAAGCTTACACCCATGTGACCCTATCACAGGCAGCCTCAGGAAGCCACCGCAGCAAAGGGGTCGGATGCtgagaaggagctggagcagcaTCACGCCGGGCTCCAGGAGCCTCGAAGAACTGTTGGAGAAAACCAAAGCTACGCTGAGTGGGAAGAGTGCCCAGAGAGTCCAGTCACCCGACGACCCCTCAAAGCCACAGAGGAGATTTGCTTTTTCCAAGACACTTTCCAAGAGCTTGTCCTTGTCCCAGGGATCAGTATGGTCTGTTAGATCAGTTAGCTCTCAGTCCTCTGGCAGGAAGCTCTTCAGAGGCGCCTCTATCATGCTGCCAGCGTCATTGGATGCCAAGCAGCTCCAAGCTGTGCCACTACCCAGACTGGACAGCAGCACCTGGATGAGGTGCCATGGGCCCTTCACACACTGCTTCCCCAAGAGGAAGACCAACactgatgatgacgatgatgatgaagTCGGAGGTGGAGCAGGAGAAAGCCCCACCTCCCAGCCATTCTCTGGGGGTCAGAAGGCACAGTCACTCCCTACCAGCCCCAGAGTTGACGCAAAGAACACAGTCTCTTTATACGCCTCTGGATCTGAACCCCCGCTGTGGCTGAACAGCTCAACATGGCCAGTGGTGTGA